From one Thalassobaculum sp. OXR-137 genomic stretch:
- the trxA gene encoding thioredoxin, with translation MTTSPVSDASFDEDVLKSDTPVVVDFWAEWCGPCKMIGPSLEKISDELGTQVKVVKLNIDDNPKTPAAYGVRGIPTLMVFKDGQVHAQKIGALPETQLKQWIESSI, from the coding sequence ATGACGACGAGCCCGGTTTCCGACGCCTCTTTCGACGAGGACGTCCTGAAATCCGACACCCCTGTGGTCGTCGACTTCTGGGCCGAGTGGTGTGGCCCCTGCAAGATGATCGGCCCGTCCCTGGAGAAGATCTCCGATGAACTCGGAACCCAGGTGAAGGTCGTGAAGCTGAACATCGACGACAACCCGAAAACCCCGGCCGCCTATGGCGTACGTGGCATCCCGACCCTGATGGTGTTCAAGGACGGACAGGTCCACGCCCAGAAGATCGGCGCCCTGCCGGAGACCCAGCTCAAGCAATGGATCGAATCCTCGATCTGA
- a CDS encoding folylpolyglutamate synthase/dihydrofolate synthase family protein, with the protein MARLGNPQHSVPPVIHVAGTNGKGSTVAYLRAILEAAGHRVHAYTSPHLVRFNERIRLAGELIDDAALSDVLEECEAANGGEPITLFEITTAAAFLAFSRVPADVLLLEVGLGGRFDATNVIDRPLACVITPVSIDHVAFLGDTIEKIAFEKAGTIKPGVPVIVGPQDPRAFQVIADRAAELGAPMTVFARDYSVRRQDDGLVVEVGGEPEVLPLPSLPGAHQIDNAAVAVAVARAVAGSLSNTGENRAAGLRGVSWPARMQRLTRGPLVERLPAGWSLWLDGGHNADAGRAVSAQVASWRRERPDEPVHLIVGMLNTKAADDYLRPFAGLPQSVSTVTIPGETASLSAEALAAMAGTAGVAAAARDDVAAALEGIVAGGGERGRVLIAGSLYLAGRILAENG; encoded by the coding sequence CTGGCGCGTCTCGGCAATCCGCAGCATTCCGTGCCGCCGGTGATCCATGTGGCTGGCACCAATGGCAAGGGCTCCACGGTCGCCTATCTGCGGGCGATCCTGGAGGCGGCCGGACACCGGGTCCATGCCTACACCTCGCCCCATCTGGTGCGTTTCAACGAACGCATCCGGCTCGCCGGCGAGCTGATCGACGACGCCGCGTTGTCCGACGTGCTGGAGGAATGCGAGGCGGCGAACGGCGGCGAGCCGATCACCCTGTTCGAGATCACGACCGCTGCCGCCTTCCTCGCCTTCTCCCGCGTGCCGGCCGATGTGCTGCTGCTGGAGGTGGGCCTGGGCGGGCGGTTCGACGCCACCAACGTGATCGACCGGCCCCTGGCCTGCGTCATCACGCCGGTGTCCATCGACCATGTGGCCTTCCTGGGCGACACGATCGAGAAGATCGCCTTCGAGAAGGCCGGAACCATCAAGCCGGGCGTCCCGGTGATCGTCGGGCCGCAGGACCCGAGGGCATTCCAGGTGATCGCCGACCGGGCGGCCGAGCTGGGCGCGCCGATGACCGTGTTCGCGCGGGACTATTCGGTTCGCCGCCAGGACGACGGGCTGGTGGTCGAGGTTGGGGGAGAGCCCGAGGTCCTGCCGCTGCCCTCCCTGCCGGGAGCGCATCAGATCGACAATGCCGCCGTCGCGGTCGCCGTCGCCCGTGCGGTGGCCGGCTCGCTTTCCAATACCGGCGAGAACCGTGCCGCGGGCCTGCGCGGCGTGTCCTGGCCGGCCCGGATGCAGCGGCTGACCCGCGGCCCCCTGGTCGAGAGGCTGCCGGCAGGCTGGAGCCTGTGGCTCGACGGCGGGCACAATGCCGATGCCGGCCGCGCGGTCTCCGCCCAGGTGGCGTCGTGGCGCCGCGAGCGGCCGGACGAGCCGGTGCACCTGATCGTCGGCATGCTGAACACCAAGGCGGCGGACGACTACCTGCGCCCCTTCGCCGGCCTGCCGCAGAGCGTGTCCACGGTGACCATCCCCGGCGAGACGGCGAGCCTGTCCGCCGAGGCTCTCGCGGCGATGGCCGGCACCGCCGGCGTGGCGGCTGCGGCCCGCGACGACGTGGCAGCGGCACTGGAGGGGATCGTCGCCGGCGGTGGCGAGCGCGGCCGGGTCCTGATCGCCGGTTCGCTGTATCTGGCCGGGCGCATCCTGGCGGAGAACGGGTAG
- a CDS encoding LysR family transcriptional regulator, whose amino-acid sequence MLSIDRMRVFAAVFEEGSFTAAAERLNATQSGVSQQVARLERALGTRLLVRGARGAVATPAGRQLYARSIALLREISTVERGIADLGRGATGSVTLGVMPALTRSEMGPVLRRYLAENPNVTVNLVERASADLIEEVVDDRLDAAIIPVFDAPPSLRCRLLGRTREVLIGRAADEGLHMRPVDVRSVSPMRLILQSEGTIRRRQVLAYLRSRGVELDALMDMDSMFGTLEFVQNSNFVTIVPAVMVAPEIDSGAMTVRPLDPQGLALEVMAVSPSRREPSPIVTAILDLVEGALAEFERRLITRLRAA is encoded by the coding sequence ATGCTCTCGATCGACCGGATGCGGGTGTTCGCCGCCGTCTTCGAGGAAGGATCGTTTACGGCGGCGGCCGAGCGCTTGAATGCCACCCAATCCGGAGTATCGCAGCAAGTTGCCCGTCTGGAACGCGCCCTCGGTACCCGGCTTCTGGTACGCGGGGCGCGCGGTGCTGTCGCCACGCCGGCGGGTCGCCAACTCTACGCACGCTCGATCGCACTTCTCCGGGAGATCTCTACCGTGGAGCGAGGGATCGCCGATCTCGGGCGCGGGGCGACCGGCAGTGTCACCCTTGGCGTCATGCCGGCGCTGACGCGGTCGGAGATGGGGCCGGTGCTCCGGCGTTACCTGGCTGAGAACCCGAACGTCACGGTCAATCTCGTCGAGCGGGCAAGCGCCGACCTCATCGAGGAGGTGGTGGACGACCGGTTGGACGCCGCCATCATTCCGGTGTTCGACGCCCCGCCATCGCTTCGCTGCCGGTTGCTCGGTCGCACACGAGAGGTGCTGATCGGCAGGGCGGCGGACGAAGGCCTCCATATGCGGCCGGTCGACGTCCGGAGCGTGTCGCCGATGCGACTGATCCTCCAGTCGGAGGGTACCATCCGCCGCCGCCAGGTGCTGGCCTATCTCCGCTCCCGAGGGGTGGAACTGGACGCGCTGATGGACATGGACAGCATGTTCGGAACGCTCGAGTTCGTACAGAACAGCAATTTCGTCACGATCGTCCCGGCGGTGATGGTGGCGCCTGAGATCGACAGCGGGGCGATGACCGTGCGACCGCTCGATCCGCAGGGGCTCGCGCTGGAGGTCATGGCGGTGTCGCCGTCCCGGCGGGAGCCGTCCCCCATTGTGACGGCAATTCTCGATCTGGTGGAAGGCGCGTTGGCCGAATTCGAGCGGCGGCTCATTACCCGTCTGCGCGCGGCGTGA
- a CDS encoding TauD/TfdA family dioxygenase, which translates to MSVAQACTDSITVEKRHPHIGATVRGVDLSLPLDGATVEAVHALWMEHLLLVFPDQRITDEQHIAFGERFGRLEIHPSIAHRSSRNKAIYRVSNVDENGNIVPPTDTAWQYLNQSWRWHTDSSFREVPSKGSILHGIEITREGGSTLFANMYAAYEALSDEMKARVEGLWVIHAHDYILRTAPELAGKIDQGTYDDLPPVRHPLVKRHPVTGRKSLFLSPHTMVTIEGMADAEARALLDELTAHSTDGRFVYRHVWEPHDVIMWDNRCTMHSVEPFDNRTTRRIMHRVTLVGEGVPTPA; encoded by the coding sequence ATGTCCGTCGCCCAAGCCTGTACCGACAGCATCACCGTCGAGAAACGCCACCCGCATATCGGCGCCACCGTACGGGGGGTCGATCTTTCGCTGCCGCTGGACGGTGCGACGGTCGAGGCTGTGCACGCGCTCTGGATGGAGCACCTGCTGCTGGTCTTTCCCGACCAGCGCATCACCGACGAACAGCATATCGCCTTCGGTGAGCGGTTCGGCCGACTTGAGATCCATCCCTCCATCGCTCACCGGTCGTCACGGAACAAGGCGATCTACCGTGTCTCCAACGTGGACGAGAACGGGAACATCGTGCCGCCCACGGATACGGCCTGGCAGTACCTGAACCAGTCCTGGCGCTGGCATACCGATAGCTCGTTCCGGGAGGTGCCGAGCAAGGGGTCGATCCTCCACGGCATCGAGATCACCCGCGAGGGCGGCAGCACCCTATTCGCTAACATGTATGCGGCCTACGAAGCGCTCTCCGACGAGATGAAGGCCAGGGTCGAGGGTCTCTGGGTCATCCATGCCCATGATTACATCCTTCGCACGGCCCCGGAACTGGCCGGCAAGATCGATCAGGGCACCTATGACGACCTGCCGCCGGTCCGCCACCCGCTCGTGAAGCGTCACCCGGTGACCGGGCGCAAGAGCCTCTTCCTCTCCCCGCATACCATGGTGACGATCGAGGGGATGGCGGACGCCGAGGCGCGGGCACTGCTGGACGAGTTGACCGCCCATTCGACCGACGGGCGGTTCGTCTACCGCCATGTCTGGGAGCCGCACGACGTCATCATGTGGGACAATCGCTGCACCATGCATTCGGTCGAGCCGTTCGACAACCGGACCACACGCCGGATCATGCATCGGGTGACCCTGGTCGGAGAGGGCGTCCCGACCCCGGCCTGA
- the trpB gene encoding tryptophan synthase subunit beta yields MASPAPANSLRSGPDKNGHFGIFGGRYVAETLMPLILQVEEAYTAAKLDPEFQREFEYYQKHYIGRPSPLYFAERLTDHFGGGKLYFKRDELNHTGAHKINNVIGQALLAKRMGKTKIIAETGAGQHGVATATACALFGMECEVFMGAVDVERQKPNVDRMRLLGAKVHPVTSGSSTLKDAMNEALRYWVSKPDTHFYIIGTVAGPHPYPAMVRDFQSVIGIEAKAQMLEAEGRLPDTLVAAIGGGSNAMGLFHPFLDDTDVALVGVEAGGYGIDTGQHAASLTGGRPGVLHGNRTYLLQDEDGQITEAHSISAGLDYPGIGPEHSWLHELGRVNYVSVTDDEALEAFALCTRKEGIIPALEPSHALAHVAKMIGDLPKDHIVVMNLCGRGDKDVDAVIPKLEAKGLV; encoded by the coding sequence ATGGCCAGCCCAGCTCCTGCGAACAGCCTGCGATCCGGTCCGGACAAGAACGGGCATTTCGGCATCTTCGGCGGCCGTTACGTTGCCGAAACGCTTATGCCGCTGATCCTCCAGGTCGAAGAGGCCTACACCGCCGCTAAACTGGATCCCGAGTTTCAGCGCGAGTTCGAGTACTACCAGAAGCACTACATCGGTCGGCCGAGCCCGCTCTACTTCGCCGAGCGGCTGACGGACCACTTCGGCGGCGGCAAGCTGTACTTCAAGCGCGACGAGCTGAACCACACCGGCGCGCACAAGATCAACAACGTGATCGGCCAGGCGCTGCTCGCCAAGCGCATGGGCAAGACCAAGATCATCGCCGAGACCGGTGCCGGCCAGCACGGCGTGGCCACCGCCACCGCCTGTGCCCTGTTCGGGATGGAGTGCGAGGTTTTCATGGGCGCGGTCGATGTCGAGCGCCAGAAGCCGAACGTGGACCGCATGCGCCTGCTCGGCGCCAAGGTCCATCCGGTCACCTCCGGCTCGTCCACCCTGAAGGACGCGATGAACGAGGCCCTGCGCTACTGGGTCTCCAAGCCGGACACCCATTTCTACATCATCGGCACCGTCGCCGGCCCGCACCCGTATCCGGCCATGGTCCGCGATTTCCAGTCGGTGATCGGCATCGAGGCCAAGGCGCAGATGCTGGAGGCCGAGGGAAGGCTGCCGGACACGCTGGTGGCCGCGATCGGCGGCGGCTCCAACGCCATGGGCCTGTTCCATCCGTTCCTGGATGACACCGACGTCGCCCTGGTCGGCGTCGAGGCGGGCGGCTACGGCATCGATACCGGCCAGCATGCGGCCTCGCTCACCGGCGGGCGCCCGGGCGTGCTGCATGGCAACCGCACCTACCTGCTGCAGGACGAGGACGGCCAGATCACCGAGGCGCACTCGATCTCCGCCGGCCTGGACTATCCGGGCATCGGGCCGGAGCATTCCTGGCTGCATGAGCTCGGTCGGGTGAACTACGTCTCCGTGACCGACGACGAGGCGCTGGAAGCCTTTGCGCTCTGCACCCGCAAGGAAGGCATCATTCCGGCGCTGGAGCCGTCCCATGCGCTGGCCCATGTGGCCAAGATGATCGGCGACCTGCCGAAGGACCATATCGTGGTCATGAATCTCTGCGGGCGCGGCGACAAGGATGTCGACGCGGTCATTCCGAAGCTCGAGGCGAAGGGTCTGGTCTGA
- the trpA gene encoding tryptophan synthase subunit alpha translates to MGSGVGRIDAKFASLKEQGRAGLGVFITAGDPDAKTSAALLKGLPGAGADMVEFGMPFTDPMADGPAIQEASQRALKGGMTLKGTLALVREFRQDNQDMPIILMGYYNPIYAYGVDAFLTDALDAGADGLIVVDLPPEEDDELCVPALKKDMAFIRLATPTTDDKRLPKVLTNTAGFVYYVSIAGITGTASASNDMITSAVERLKRHTDLPVCVGFGIKTAQQAADVAKVADGAIVGTAVVNAIKDSLDGEGKATDKTVSATLDFVKTLADGVRGARA, encoded by the coding sequence ATGGGGTCTGGTGTGGGGCGCATCGACGCCAAGTTCGCGTCGCTGAAGGAACAGGGCCGGGCCGGCCTGGGCGTGTTCATCACCGCCGGCGATCCCGACGCGAAGACCAGTGCGGCACTCCTGAAGGGCCTGCCGGGGGCGGGCGCCGACATGGTCGAGTTCGGCATGCCGTTCACCGATCCGATGGCCGACGGCCCGGCGATCCAGGAGGCGAGCCAGCGCGCGCTGAAGGGCGGGATGACCCTGAAGGGCACCCTCGCCCTGGTGCGGGAGTTCCGCCAGGACAACCAGGACATGCCGATCATCCTGATGGGCTACTACAACCCGATCTACGCCTACGGGGTGGACGCCTTCCTCACCGACGCGCTGGACGCCGGGGCCGACGGGCTGATCGTCGTCGACCTGCCGCCGGAAGAGGATGACGAGCTCTGCGTGCCGGCGCTGAAGAAGGACATGGCCTTCATCCGCCTCGCCACCCCGACGACCGACGACAAGCGGCTGCCCAAGGTGCTGACCAACACAGCCGGCTTCGTCTACTACGTCTCCATCGCGGGAATTACCGGCACCGCGTCGGCGTCTAACGATATGATCACCAGTGCGGTCGAGCGGCTGAAGCGACATACCGACCTGCCGGTCTGCGTCGGTTTCGGCATCAAGACGGCGCAGCAGGCGGCGGACGTGGCGAAGGTCGCCGACGGCGCCATCGTCGGCACCGCGGTGGTCAACGCGATCAAGGACTCCCTCGACGGGGAGGGCAAGGCGACCGACAAGACGGTGTCGGCGACCCTGGACTTTGTGAAGACACTGGCCGACGGCGTGCGCGGCGCGCGCGCCTGA
- the addA gene encoding double-strand break repair helicase AddA, producing the protein MSVIDSVSAVEEATRNQREAADPSVSAWVAASAGSGKTKVLTDRLLNLLLAGTKPQRLLCLTFTKAAAAEMATRLSRTLAKWTVLDADALGKELEALDGRVASQDRMAKARRLFAEVLDAPGGLKIQTIHAFAQSLLGRFPLEAGVPPNFRLADDRAAASLLEDAERTVLERARSGADGDLADALAVVTERAAEQTVRDLLKTMLVQRTRLTRSVEAAGGVDAIAARLHATFGTDPDQTDWTLRRVASEDGAFDRDALHDAASALAAGGKTDAKRADALFAWLALPDGDARAVAWDDYKRALLTQEGTVQARLATKGVQERAPSVVDDLTREAERILEVEERRKALDTALRSAALIRLSTAIIDAYATAKSRRALLDFEDLVERARRLLAAPGTAGWVLFKLDEGLEHILIDEAQDTSPAQWEIVRALAEEFFSGIGAAAERAPDRPRTIFAVGDVKQSIYSFQGADPAGFTRARLHFAARVTAAEQRFRDVQMQVSFRSTAAVLGAVDAVFAREDARQGVAEVVAGVAREIAHRASRTGQAGRVELWPVIEPMDEEEADFWSPPLTRAAMDAPVTRLAQRVAGRIAGWIASGEILEAQNRPIRPGDVMVLVRRRGAFVAELVRALKAAGVPVAGVDRMVLTEQMAVRDLIALGEALLLPDDDLTLATVLKSPLVGLSEDDLLDLAQGRRERRLWAELWRRAEERDVFARAARRLARWTTMARHLPPHAFYQQILSAERGRERLVARLGPDCEDAIDEFLAQALDDERENPPSLQSFLHAVATSAQEVKRELEGGEVDQVRVMTVHGAKGLQAPIVILPDTVRPPQLRDAVVWHADGIDLPLWAPSSASADAVSAGARAKAREAMEEEYRRLLYVAMTRAEDRLIVCGWKGKRDPIDKGWFGHARAGLPGLATEDADGTLVLATPQEAALPAAKAEAAATGPAPLPAWATADAPREPTPPRPLAPSRPASDEPPVRSPLQRDGTDPFKRGVLLHRLLQLLPDMEPARRREAGRALLARPVHALSTDQVEAWLEEVLAVLDDPGFAPVFAPGSRAEVPIVGQVTGPDGLQIVSGRIDRLAVGPDAVLIVDYKTNRPPPSSINAVADTYMRQMATYRSLVASLYPGREVRCALLWTDGPTLMPIPDHLLQGFGA; encoded by the coding sequence ATGAGCGTCATCGACTCGGTCAGTGCAGTCGAGGAAGCCACCCGCAACCAGCGCGAGGCCGCCGATCCGTCGGTCTCCGCCTGGGTCGCAGCCTCCGCCGGCTCCGGCAAGACCAAGGTGCTGACCGACCGGCTGCTGAACCTGCTGCTGGCCGGCACCAAGCCGCAGCGGCTGCTCTGCCTGACCTTCACCAAGGCGGCGGCGGCGGAAATGGCGACCCGCCTGTCGCGCACCCTGGCGAAATGGACCGTGCTCGACGCCGACGCTCTCGGCAAGGAACTGGAAGCCCTGGACGGCCGGGTTGCGAGCCAGGACCGCATGGCCAAGGCGCGCCGCCTGTTCGCCGAGGTGCTGGATGCGCCGGGCGGGCTGAAGATCCAAACCATCCACGCCTTCGCCCAGTCCCTGCTCGGCCGCTTCCCGCTCGAGGCCGGCGTGCCGCCGAACTTCCGTCTGGCCGACGACCGGGCGGCGGCGAGCCTGCTGGAGGATGCCGAGCGCACCGTGCTCGAACGGGCGCGCAGCGGGGCCGACGGCGATCTGGCCGACGCGCTCGCCGTGGTGACCGAGCGGGCGGCGGAGCAGACCGTGCGCGACCTGCTGAAGACCATGCTGGTCCAGCGCACCCGCCTGACCCGCTCGGTGGAGGCCGCCGGCGGAGTCGACGCGATCGCCGCCCGGCTGCACGCCACCTTCGGAACCGACCCGGACCAGACCGACTGGACCCTGCGCCGGGTGGCCAGCGAGGACGGCGCCTTCGACCGGGACGCCCTGCACGACGCGGCGAGCGCGCTGGCGGCCGGCGGCAAGACCGACGCCAAGCGGGCCGACGCCCTGTTCGCCTGGCTCGCCCTGCCCGACGGCGATGCCCGGGCGGTGGCCTGGGACGACTACAAGCGCGCGCTGCTGACCCAGGAGGGCACGGTCCAGGCCCGGCTCGCGACCAAGGGGGTGCAGGAGCGCGCGCCGAGCGTGGTCGACGACCTGACGCGGGAGGCGGAGCGGATCCTGGAGGTGGAGGAGCGGCGCAAGGCCCTGGACACCGCCCTGCGCTCGGCCGCCCTGATCCGGCTGTCCACCGCCATCATCGACGCCTATGCCACCGCCAAGTCCCGCCGTGCCCTGCTCGATTTCGAGGATCTGGTGGAACGGGCCCGCCGGCTGCTAGCCGCCCCCGGCACCGCCGGCTGGGTGCTGTTCAAGCTGGACGAGGGGCTGGAGCACATCCTGATCGACGAGGCCCAGGACACCAGCCCGGCCCAATGGGAGATCGTGCGCGCGCTCGCCGAGGAGTTCTTCTCCGGCATCGGCGCCGCCGCGGAGCGCGCCCCGGACCGGCCCCGCACCATCTTCGCCGTGGGCGACGTCAAGCAGTCGATCTACAGCTTCCAGGGTGCCGACCCGGCCGGCTTCACCCGGGCGCGCCTGCATTTCGCCGCGCGGGTCACCGCCGCCGAGCAGCGCTTCCGCGACGTGCAGATGCAGGTCTCCTTCCGCTCCACCGCGGCGGTGCTGGGGGCGGTGGATGCGGTCTTCGCCCGCGAGGACGCCCGCCAGGGCGTGGCCGAGGTGGTGGCCGGCGTCGCCCGCGAGATCGCGCACCGGGCCAGCCGCACCGGCCAAGCGGGACGGGTCGAGCTCTGGCCGGTGATCGAGCCGATGGACGAGGAGGAGGCCGATTTCTGGTCGCCACCCCTGACCCGCGCCGCCATGGACGCGCCGGTCACCCGCCTGGCCCAGCGTGTCGCCGGCCGCATCGCCGGCTGGATCGCCTCGGGCGAGATCCTGGAAGCGCAGAACCGGCCGATCCGGCCGGGCGACGTCATGGTGCTGGTCCGCCGCCGCGGCGCCTTCGTTGCCGAGCTGGTGCGGGCGCTGAAGGCCGCCGGCGTGCCGGTGGCCGGCGTCGACCGCATGGTGCTGACCGAACAGATGGCGGTGCGCGACCTGATCGCGCTCGGCGAGGCGCTGCTGCTGCCCGATGACGATCTCACCCTCGCCACGGTGCTGAAGAGCCCGCTGGTCGGGCTGAGCGAGGACGACCTGCTGGACCTCGCCCAGGGCCGCCGGGAGCGCCGTCTGTGGGCCGAGCTGTGGCGCCGGGCTGAGGAGCGCGACGTCTTTGCCCGGGCTGCCCGACGGCTCGCCCGCTGGACGACCATGGCCCGTCACCTGCCGCCGCATGCCTTCTACCAGCAGATCCTGTCGGCCGAGCGCGGCCGCGAGCGGCTGGTCGCCCGGCTCGGCCCCGACTGCGAGGACGCGATCGACGAGTTCCTGGCCCAGGCCCTGGACGACGAGCGCGAGAACCCGCCCTCGCTGCAGAGCTTCCTGCACGCGGTCGCCACCAGCGCCCAGGAAGTGAAGCGCGAGCTGGAGGGCGGCGAGGTCGACCAAGTCCGGGTCATGACCGTGCACGGGGCCAAGGGCCTGCAGGCGCCGATCGTCATCCTGCCCGACACCGTGCGCCCGCCGCAGCTTCGCGACGCCGTCGTGTGGCATGCCGACGGCATCGACCTGCCCCTGTGGGCGCCGTCCAGCGCCAGCGCCGATGCCGTGTCCGCCGGTGCGCGGGCGAAGGCGCGCGAGGCGATGGAGGAGGAGTACCGCCGCCTGCTCTATGTCGCCATGACCCGGGCCGAGGACCGGCTGATCGTCTGCGGCTGGAAGGGCAAGCGCGATCCGATCGACAAGGGCTGGTTCGGCCATGCCCGCGCCGGACTGCCGGGTCTCGCCACCGAGGATGCGGACGGCACCCTGGTCCTGGCCACCCCGCAGGAGGCCGCCCTGCCCGCCGCCAAGGCGGAAGCGGCGGCGACCGGTCCGGCTCCCCTGCCCGCCTGGGCCACGGCCGACGCGCCGCGCGAGCCGACCCCGCCGCGCCCGCTTGCCCCGTCCCGCCCGGCCTCGGACGAGCCGCCGGTGCGCTCGCCGCTGCAGCGCGACGGCACCGACCCGTTCAAGCGCGGCGTGCTGCTGCACCGGCTGCTTCAGCTTCTGCCCGACATGGAGCCCGCCCGCCGACGCGAGGCCGGCCGCGCCCTGCTCGCCCGCCCGGTCCATGCCCTGAGTACCGATCAGGTCGAGGCCTGGCTGGAGGAGGTGCTGGCGGTGCTGGACGATCCCGGATTCGCCCCGGTCTTCGCTCCTGGCTCCCGCGCCGAGGTGCCGATCGTCGGTCAGGTCACCGGACCGGACGGGCTGCAGATCGTCTCCGGCCGGATCGACCGGCTTGCCGTCGGCCCGGACGCGGTGCTTATCGTCGATTACAAGACCAATCGGCCACCCCCGTCTTCAATTAACGCCGTGGCCGACACATATATGCGCCAGATGGCCACCTATCGGTCGCTGGTGGCCTCCCTATATCCCGGTCGTGAGGTGCGTTGTGCCCTGCTTTGGACCGACGGACCGACCCTAATGCCGATACCGGACCACTTGCTTCAAGGGTTTGGTGCATAG
- the accD gene encoding acetyl-CoA carboxylase, carboxyltransferase subunit beta — translation MNWLTSSVLPKIKAWVGAREVPDNLWHKCPSCGQMLFHRDLEENFQVCTACDHHLRMSAVDRLEMLFDKGEYQTIELPKTAADPLKFRDRKRYTDRMREAQVKTGRNDAIIVAHGTIETAPAVCAVFDFSFMGGSMGTGVGDGLVRAARLAETQDAGLIVFPASGGARMQEGILSLMQMPRTVAAVERLKEKGLPFIVVLTDPTTGGVTASFAMLGDLHIAEPGSIIGFAGQRVIQETIREQLPEGFQKAEYLRDHGMVDAVVHRRELKAMLGRLLGLMMFREPSAEVVALPQPDLDIPDRDDDAEDPEMAEPRKP, via the coding sequence ATGAACTGGCTCACCAGCTCGGTCCTGCCGAAGATCAAGGCCTGGGTCGGCGCCCGCGAGGTGCCCGACAACCTGTGGCATAAGTGCCCGTCCTGCGGCCAGATGCTGTTCCACCGGGATCTGGAGGAGAACTTCCAGGTCTGCACCGCCTGCGACCATCACCTGCGGATGAGTGCCGTCGACCGGCTGGAGATGCTGTTCGACAAGGGCGAGTACCAGACCATCGAGCTGCCGAAGACGGCGGCCGATCCGCTGAAGTTCCGCGACCGCAAGCGCTATACCGACCGGATGCGCGAGGCCCAGGTGAAGACCGGGCGCAACGACGCGATCATCGTCGCCCATGGCACGATCGAGACCGCGCCGGCGGTCTGCGCGGTGTTCGACTTCTCGTTCATGGGCGGCTCCATGGGCACCGGCGTCGGCGACGGCCTGGTCCGCGCCGCACGGCTGGCCGAGACCCAGGATGCCGGTCTGATCGTGTTCCCGGCCTCGGGCGGCGCGCGCATGCAGGAGGGCATCCTCTCTCTCATGCAGATGCCGCGGACCGTGGCGGCCGTCGAACGGCTGAAGGAGAAGGGTCTGCCCTTCATCGTCGTGCTGACCGACCCGACCACGGGCGGGGTGACCGCGTCCTTCGCCATGCTTGGCGACCTGCACATCGCCGAACCGGGCTCGATCATCGGCTTCGCCGGTCAGCGGGTGATCCAGGAGACCATCCGCGAGCAGCTTCCCGAAGGCTTCCAGAAGGCCGAATACCTGCGCGACCACGGCATGGTGGATGCGGTGGTGCACCGCCGCGAGCTGAAGGCCATGCTGGGCCGGCTGCTCGGGCTGATGATGTTCCGCGAGCCCTCGGCCGAGGTGGTCGCCCTGCCGCAGCCGGATCTCGACATCCCGGACCGTGACGACGACGCGGAGGATCCCGAGATGGCGGAGCCCCGGAAGCCCTGA